In Xyrauchen texanus isolate HMW12.3.18 chromosome 13, RBS_HiC_50CHRs, whole genome shotgun sequence, a single genomic region encodes these proteins:
- the ddx17 gene encoding probable ATP-dependent RNA helicase DDX17 translates to MRGRSYGDRDRGRDKGPRFGSSRPVSPPAKKFGNPGARLRKKKWDLDQLPKFEKNFYSEHLEINRMSPYDVEEFRRKKEITVRGAGCPKPITNFHQAQFPQYVMDILLQQNFKEPTAIQAQGFPLALSGRDMVGIAQTGSGKTLAYLLPAIVHINHQSYLERGDGPICLVVAPTRELAQQVQQVAFEYGKSSRIKSTCVYGGAPKGPQIRDLERGVEICIATPGRLIDFLDAGKTNLRRCTYLVLDEADRMLDMGFEPQIRKIVEQIRPDRQTLMWSATWPKEVRQLAEDFLRDYVQINIGALELSANHNILQIVDVCMENEKDNKLIQLMEEIMAEKENKTIIFVETKKRCDELTRRMRRDGWPAMCIHGDKSQPERDWVLTEFRSGKAPILIATDVASRGLDVEDVKFVINYDYPNSSEDYVHRIGRTARSTNKGTAYTFFTPGNLRQARDLVRVLEEARQAINPKLLQMVDTGRGAGGGGRMRYRGNSSSSNNPNLMFQDECDRRMHSASGGNKDSSNNFRTDGRSGGSSRDDRSSSSYRDRSRDGRNNYNNGGGDQYQSYGGGGGVQYGSRGGGSQSCGGREGQNQSGPPQGPFGQPPPTPPQPGPGPQPLMTQPFAPPPQPIMGFMGPGPYPFAPPPPPRK, encoded by the exons ATGAGAGGAAGATCATATGGAGATAGAGATCGAGGACGGGACAAAGG GCCTCGTTTTGGGTCCAGTCGACCTGTCTCACCTCCTGCCAAGAAGTTTGGGAATCCTGGAGCCCGATTGAGAAAGAAGAAATGGGACCTGGACCAGCTGCCCAAGTTTGAGAAGAACTTCTACAGTGAACACCTAGAGATCAATCGCATGAGTCCG TATGATGTCGAGGAATTTCGCAGGAAAAAAGAGATTACAGTCAGAGGTGCCGGATGCCCAAAGCCCATCACCAACTTCCATCAAGCTCAGTTCCCAC aaTATGTGATGGACATACTGTTGCAGCAGAACTTTAAGGAGCCCACTGCTATCCAGGCTCAAGGTTTTCCTTTGGCTCTCAGCGGCAGAGACATGGTGGGCATCGCTCAGACCGGCTCTGGGAAAACACTTGCT TATCTCCTACCTGCCATAGTGCACATTAACCATCAGTCCTACCTAGAGAGAGGGGACGGGCCCATC TGCCTTGTAGTGGCACCTACACGTGAATTAGCCCAGCAGGTGCAGCAGGTGGCTTTTGAATATGGCAAATCATCCCGGATCAAGAGCACCTGTGTGTACGGTGGAGCCCCTAAGGGTCCACAGATCAGAGATTTAGAGAGAG GTGTTGAAATCTGCATCGCCACACCGGGTCGTTTGATTGACTTCCTGGATGCAGGAAAAACCAACCTGCGCCGTTGCACCTACCTGGTCCTGGATGAGGCCGATCGAATGCTGGACATGGGATTTGAGCCTCAAATCCGCAAAATTGTTGAACAAATCAGA CCTGACAGACAGACTCTGATGTGGAGTGCTACTTGGCCTAAAGAGGTCCGTCAGCTGGCGGAAGATTTTCTCCGCGACTATGTCCAGATCAATATAGGAGCTTTAGAATTGAGCGCCAACCACAATATCCTGCAGATAGTGGACGTCTGCATGGAGAATGAGAAAGACAACAA ACTGATTCAGCTGATGGAGGAAATCATGGCTGAAAAAGAGAATAAAACCATCATCTTTGTCGAGACAAAGAAACGCTGTGATGAACTGACTCGCAGGATGCGAAGAGATGG GTGGCCTGCGATGTGTATTCATGGAGACAAGAGTCAGCCAGAGAGGGACTGGGTATTGACAG AGTTCCGCAGCGGAAAAGCCCCAATTCTGATCGCCACTGATGTTGCCTCACGTGGTCTGG ACGTGGAGGATGTCAAGTTTGTCATCAACTATGACTATCCAAACTCTTCTGAAGATTATGTTCATCGCATCGGACGCACTGCCCGCAGTACCAACAAAGGAACTGCCTATACCTTTTTTACTCCTGGGAACTTGCGGCAGGCTCGTGATCTGGTGCGGGTTCTAGAGGAGGCGAGACAGGCCATTAATCCCAAACTTCTGCAGATGGTGGACACAGGCCGTGGGGCTGGTGGAG GTGGACGGATGCGTTACCGTGGCAACAGCTCAAGCTCAAACAACCCCAACCTGATGTTTCAGGATGAGTGTGATCGCCGCATGCACTCTGCAAGTGGGGGTAACAAGGACAGCAGCAACAACTTCAGGACAGACGGACGATCGGGTGGGAGCAGCCGTGATGACCGGTCGTCCTCTTCTTACAGAGACCGCAGCAGGGATGGACGGAACAACTACAACAATGGGGGAGGTGACCAATACCAGAGCTATGGGGGTGGAGGAGGGGTTCAGTATGGCTCCAGAGGGGGTGGCTCCCAATCATGTGGGGGTCGGGAAGGTCAGAATCAATCTGGACCCCCACAGGGTCCGTTTGGGCAGCCTCCTCCAACCCCTCCTCAACCTGGTCCTGGTCCGCAACCGCTCATGACACAACCATTTGCTCCTCCGCCACAGCCCATCATGGGGTTCATGGGCCCTGGGCCATACCCATTTGCCCCACCGCCCCCTCCCCGaaagtaa